A genomic segment from Spongiibacter sp. IMCC21906 encodes:
- the leuD gene encoding 3-isopropylmalate dehydratase small subunit, with protein MKPFTTLNGIAAPMDRANVDTDMIIPKQFLKSIKRSGFGPNLFDELRYLDEGQPGQDCSERPLNPDFPLNEQRYTGASILLARENFGCGSSREHAPWALEDYGFRCVIAPSFADIFFNNCFKNGVLPIVLEADIVDSLFKEMYAEHGYKLMVDLPTQTIQTPSGESISFEVDSFRKHCLINGLDDIGLTLEDADDIKAYEVKWQQKSPWLFRAG; from the coding sequence ATGAAGCCTTTTACGACATTAAACGGTATTGCCGCGCCAATGGATCGCGCCAATGTTGATACCGATATGATCATCCCTAAGCAGTTTTTGAAATCCATTAAACGCAGTGGCTTCGGTCCCAATCTGTTTGATGAGCTGCGTTATCTGGATGAGGGACAGCCCGGGCAGGATTGCAGTGAGCGGCCATTAAACCCGGATTTTCCCTTAAACGAACAGCGCTATACGGGGGCCTCAATATTGCTGGCTCGGGAGAATTTTGGCTGTGGTTCGAGTCGTGAGCACGCGCCTTGGGCCTTGGAAGATTACGGTTTTCGCTGTGTGATCGCGCCGAGTTTTGCCGATATATTCTTTAATAACTGCTTTAAAAATGGCGTTTTACCTATTGTTTTAGAAGCAGATATAGTTGATAGCTTGTTTAAAGAGATGTATGCCGAACACGGTTACAAGCTGATGGTAGATTTGCCCACCCAGACTATTCAAACTCCGTCTGGTGAGAGCATTAGTTTTGAGGTGGACAGTTTTCGTAAGCATTGCCTCATTAACGGTTTGGATGATATCGGCCTCACCCTTGAAGATGCCGACGACATTAAAGCTTATGAAGTCAAATGGCAGCAAAAATCTCCCTGGTTATTCCGGGCTGGTTAA
- the leuC gene encoding 3-isopropylmalate dehydratase large subunit — MTAKTLYDKLWDDHVVKTRDDGTALIYIDRQLVHEVTSPQAFEGLRLAGRRPWRIDANLATPDHNVPTEKLQRSGGVEGIEDEVSRIQVKTLDDNCNEFGITEFSINDIRQGIVHVVGPEQGATLPGMTVVCGDSHTATHGALGALAHGIGTSEVEHVLATQCLIQKKSKNMLVRVDGELGPGVTAKDIVLAVIGKIGTAGGTGYAIEFGGAAIRKLSMEGRMTICNMAIEAGARVGMVAVDQTTIDYVKGRPFAPTAEQWDDAVSYWNTLHSDADAAFDAVIELNGAEIEPQVTWGTSPEMVGPVGGVVPTPEDFSDPAKRSACASALKYMGLKGGEKITDIQLDKVFIGSCTNSRIEDLREAASVVKGKKVAANIKEALVVPGSGLVKQQAEAEGLDKIFSEAGLLWREPGCSMCLAMNADKLGAGEHCASTSNRNFEGRQGFGGRTHLVSPAMAAAAAIAGHFVDVREFTKGSAA; from the coding sequence ATGACGGCTAAAACCTTATACGACAAATTGTGGGACGACCATGTGGTCAAAACCCGTGACGATGGCACTGCCTTGATTTATATCGATCGGCAGCTGGTTCACGAAGTAACCTCGCCGCAAGCTTTTGAAGGCTTGCGTCTGGCGGGCCGTCGCCCGTGGCGCATCGATGCCAATTTGGCGACGCCAGACCACAATGTGCCAACAGAAAAGTTGCAGCGCAGTGGCGGTGTTGAGGGTATCGAAGACGAGGTGTCTCGCATTCAGGTTAAAACCCTGGACGATAACTGTAATGAATTTGGGATTACCGAATTTTCTATTAATGATATTCGTCAGGGTATTGTTCATGTTGTTGGCCCGGAGCAAGGCGCGACTTTGCCGGGAATGACGGTAGTGTGCGGCGATTCCCACACCGCTACCCACGGCGCGCTGGGCGCGCTGGCCCACGGGATTGGCACCTCTGAAGTCGAGCATGTGTTGGCGACCCAGTGCCTGATTCAGAAAAAGAGCAAAAACATGCTGGTTCGTGTCGACGGTGAACTTGGTCCCGGCGTCACGGCAAAAGATATCGTGCTGGCGGTGATTGGCAAAATTGGTACGGCGGGCGGCACGGGTTATGCCATCGAGTTTGGTGGCGCAGCCATTCGCAAGCTGTCAATGGAAGGCCGCATGACCATTTGTAATATGGCCATTGAGGCCGGTGCCCGAGTGGGTATGGTTGCTGTAGACCAAACCACCATCGACTACGTTAAAGGTCGACCTTTTGCACCGACAGCTGAGCAGTGGGACGATGCGGTGAGTTATTGGAACACCCTGCACAGCGATGCCGATGCCGCATTTGATGCCGTTATTGAATTAAACGGCGCCGAGATTGAACCACAGGTCACGTGGGGGACCAGCCCCGAAATGGTTGGACCTGTTGGGGGCGTTGTGCCCACGCCAGAGGATTTTTCTGACCCGGCAAAACGTAGTGCCTGCGCATCGGCGTTGAAATATATGGGGCTGAAAGGCGGCGAGAAAATCACCGATATTCAGCTGGATAAAGTCTTTATTGGTTCCTGTACCAATTCTCGTATTGAGGATTTGCGAGAAGCGGCCAGCGTCGTCAAGGGCAAAAAAGTTGCCGCCAATATTAAAGAGGCCTTGGTGGTTCCCGGTTCAGGTTTAGTAAAGCAGCAAGCTGAGGCTGAAGGACTGGACAAGATTTTTAGTGAGGCGGGATTGCTGTGGCGGGAGCCCGGTTGCTCAATGTGCTTGGCGATGAATGCCGATAAATTAGGGGCAGGGGAGCATTGTGCGTCCACGTCTAACCGTAATTTTGAAGGGCGGCAGGGCTTTGGGGGGCGTACCCATTTGGTGAGCCCCGCCATGGCCGCCGCCGCTGCGATTGCGGGTCACTTTGTTGATGTGCGTGAGTTTACCAAAGGGAGTGCAGCATGA
- a CDS encoding LysR family transcriptional regulator, with protein MDTQALNAFLAVAENQSFSLAAEQLHITQPAVSKRISSLEKQLDCRLFDRIGRHVHLTEAGRALLPQCRKILQDIREAARSIHDLQGGISGRLSMGISHHIGLHRLPPVLREFSQRHPDVQLDIDFMDSERAHDRILHGEMDLAVITLSPVADQHLQSIPVWEDPLMVTIAADHPLASQKEVTAEMLSHYTAIPPGLNTYTGQIIKELFDTKGLEMNIGMSTNYLETIKVMVGIGLGWSILPLTLLDDTVVALPLKGMPLQRILGCVHHRSRSLSNAAQAFITLLEAEAINAKH; from the coding sequence ATGGATACTCAAGCCCTGAATGCCTTTCTCGCGGTGGCAGAAAACCAATCGTTTTCACTGGCTGCAGAGCAGCTACACATTACCCAACCCGCAGTAAGCAAACGTATTTCAAGTTTAGAAAAGCAACTGGACTGCCGATTATTTGACCGAATCGGCCGCCACGTTCATCTTACCGAGGCCGGGCGCGCTCTACTTCCCCAGTGCCGCAAGATATTACAGGATATTCGCGAAGCTGCCCGTAGTATTCACGATCTTCAAGGCGGCATTTCAGGTCGTTTATCCATGGGCATCAGCCACCATATTGGTCTACACCGTCTGCCACCTGTATTGCGAGAATTTAGCCAACGCCACCCCGACGTGCAGCTGGATATTGATTTTATGGATTCAGAACGGGCCCACGACCGCATTTTACACGGCGAAATGGATCTGGCGGTGATCACCCTCTCTCCCGTTGCCGACCAGCATTTGCAGTCCATCCCTGTCTGGGAAGATCCCCTCATGGTCACCATTGCTGCAGACCACCCACTGGCAAGCCAGAAAGAGGTCACCGCCGAGATGCTCAGTCACTACACGGCGATCCCACCGGGTCTTAACACCTACACCGGCCAGATCATTAAGGAGCTGTTTGACACCAAAGGACTGGAAATGAATATCGGCATGTCGACCAACTACCTGGAGACCATTAAGGTGATGGTGGGTATCGGGCTTGGCTGGAGTATTTTGCCGTTGACGCTGCTAGATGACACCGTGGTGGCGCTGCCGCTAAAGGGCATGCCTCTGCAACGGATTTTAGGCTGCGTACACCATCGCAGCCGAAGTCTGTCGAATGCCGCTCAAGCCTTTATTACGTTACTGGAAGCCGAGGCCATCAATGCCAAACATTAA
- a CDS encoding NTP transferase domain-containing protein codes for MKVLALLLAAGQSRRFGEQDKRSVRMPDGGLLVNAMLRRLKKAGVEARVGIRRHDNIAPLLVGETIVCPRGQEGMGGTIADMLNDVMTDSALDAVMLMPADLPLIRVSTLAALAASASPERIVLPQCDGRQGHPVVFGRRFFPALSQLCGDRGGKAIITDHPECCDVIVVSDPGIYLDGDTPAAMAALLVQLSPKNR; via the coding sequence ATGAAGGTGTTGGCGCTTTTGCTGGCGGCCGGACAAAGCCGCCGATTTGGCGAGCAGGATAAGCGCAGTGTACGCATGCCCGATGGCGGTTTATTGGTCAATGCCATGCTGCGACGACTGAAAAAAGCGGGGGTCGAGGCTCGGGTTGGTATTCGTCGTCATGATAATATTGCTCCTTTGCTAGTGGGTGAGACTATCGTCTGCCCGCGTGGGCAGGAGGGGATGGGTGGCACCATTGCCGATATGCTCAATGATGTGATGACTGACTCGGCGCTAGATGCTGTTATGTTGATGCCTGCAGATTTACCGTTAATACGAGTGAGCACCTTGGCTGCCTTGGCGGCATCGGCCAGCCCTGAGCGCATTGTTTTGCCGCAATGTGATGGCCGTCAAGGTCACCCAGTGGTGTTTGGACGCCGTTTTTTTCCGGCTTTAAGCCAGCTGTGTGGAGACCGGGGTGGCAAAGCGATTATTACGGATCATCCCGAGTGCTGTGATGTCATTGTGGTGAGTGATCCGGGCATTTATCTCGATGGGGATACCCCTGCAGCAATGGCTGCACTGCTTGTTCAACTTAGCCCCAAAAATCGTTGA
- a CDS encoding XdhC family protein encodes MRSSDDIVLTAATAALRESKVAWLCTVAKTFGASPRSQGALLLLSDDGQLSGSLSGGCIEDDLLQRLAEGTLAKKHPELIEFGLSAEENERFGLPCGGRMQILVERLDARHLPLIERVSSALSSRRAIRRLVCLQSGDWQLAEREYCAALELSEDRLQQDFGPHYQLLLVGANELARCITEIALAMDYRVLVTDPRPERLDQWPLPGVELVSGMPDDVVRQRASDNHSIVITLTHDPRIDDMALMEALTQPLFYVGALGSQRTSDKRRQRLLELDVSEAQLAKLRAPVGLAIGSKTAMEIAVAIMAELTSLRAKFK; translated from the coding sequence TTGCGTTCATCAGATGACATTGTTTTAACCGCTGCCACTGCTGCCTTGCGAGAAAGTAAAGTGGCCTGGTTGTGTACGGTTGCCAAAACCTTTGGCGCTTCACCTCGGTCCCAGGGCGCATTGTTGCTGCTTAGTGATGATGGTCAGTTGAGTGGCTCTTTATCTGGCGGTTGTATAGAAGATGATTTATTGCAGCGGTTAGCAGAGGGAACGTTGGCGAAGAAGCATCCCGAACTTATCGAGTTTGGTCTTAGTGCTGAAGAGAATGAGCGATTCGGCTTACCTTGTGGTGGGCGAATGCAAATTCTGGTGGAGCGTCTGGATGCCCGACATTTGCCTTTAATAGAGCGAGTTAGCTCTGCATTGAGTTCACGCCGGGCGATTCGCCGTCTGGTGTGTTTACAGTCCGGTGATTGGCAGTTAGCCGAGCGTGAGTATTGCGCTGCCTTAGAGTTGAGCGAAGACAGATTACAGCAGGATTTTGGTCCTCATTACCAACTGCTTTTGGTGGGGGCGAATGAGTTGGCCCGCTGTATTACCGAGATTGCGTTGGCGATGGATTATCGCGTGTTGGTGACCGACCCTCGGCCGGAGCGTTTGGATCAATGGCCACTCCCTGGCGTAGAGCTGGTTTCAGGGATGCCGGATGATGTAGTGAGACAGCGGGCAAGCGATAACCACAGTATTGTCATCACCTTAACCCACGACCCCAGAATTGATGATATGGCGCTCATGGAGGCGCTGACCCAGCCGTTGTTTTATGTCGGGGCGCTGGGTTCTCAGCGTACCTCAGATAAGCGTCGCCAACGCTTGTTAGAGCTAGATGTCAGCGAAGCGCAGTTGGCTAAGCTCCGAGCGCCAGTGGGTTTGGCTATCGGCAGCAAAACGGCGATGGAGATTGCGGTGGCGATTATGGCGGAACTCACCTCCTTGCGGGCCAAATTCAAATAA
- a CDS encoding TonB-dependent receptor, translated as MALKRVFSSFQKTLLATSVALASSASFAQAVLEEVIVTATIRAESLQDVPVSVNAVTGDKMLEAGIGKIEDLQSYVPNLTMSETGIGTNIYIRGIGSGINPGFEQSVGMYFDGISYGRAQLTRAPFLDLERVEVLRGPQNILFGKNSIAGALSLISARPGQETEGLVSLTYEPETNERILDFVASGPLNDEFGARVAIRKRQIDGHIENITLNRDEPERDEQTFRLILDWDASADLTASLKLEAGSFDVNGRQIEIINDQRSTSTTSSFTGKTYAEILDSTEVGVGPIVLATVDADSSVLNNRQDFKRSSNGDFSYNDTRNATLNVDYYRDGHQFTFITGLLGYQTDELCDCDFTGAPLFSVAAEEEYKQFSQELRWVSPVGETFEFIGGAFVQYSELDFYDSIRVESDILPGLINAADIQEVGGRGEGPQSGDLTGGPLDDVVEGTFAGTPLEAILQPFFDAGLPELGGIGDAGDAIRNLGTPRYFSSDTELFSVFLQTTWNVTDLFRATLGLRYAYEKKDGSRSLDFANIQTGERIPEGEVDTVVAKNFSAERHNLTGSRTESNVSPSLNLQYDYSDDVMLYATLSRGFKSGGYDARSNASPDTNSIRPLQNLADPQMLVGSFEYEEEQATSIEFGAKTSLWGGAAELNTALFYTKYDDLQVSIFDGTLGFNVGNAGAAETMGLELDGRVALTEKLMITGALAFLDFEFTDYENGQCFQGQEPDREVSGVEFCDYKGKTNQYVADYSGNIGLVYTTSILKDLELRSAADFVFTGDYNSSQNLDPSQQQDAYVKTNLRVSLADPGKGWEVAALVKNLTDETVISYSNDTPLSSNIFGSIGHYGFIEQPRTIAIQGTYRWY; from the coding sequence ATGGCCTTAAAACGTGTTTTTTCATCTTTTCAAAAAACTCTTCTAGCCACTAGCGTCGCCTTGGCCAGTAGTGCCAGTTTTGCGCAAGCGGTGCTGGAAGAGGTGATCGTGACGGCCACTATCAGGGCCGAAAGCCTGCAAGATGTTCCGGTTTCTGTTAATGCGGTCACTGGCGATAAGATGCTGGAGGCCGGGATTGGCAAAATAGAAGACCTGCAGTCTTATGTTCCCAACCTCACCATGTCCGAGACGGGGATTGGTACCAATATTTATATTCGCGGTATTGGCTCGGGTATCAACCCCGGCTTTGAACAATCGGTAGGGATGTATTTTGACGGCATTAGCTATGGTCGCGCTCAGTTGACCCGAGCCCCATTTCTCGATTTAGAACGGGTGGAAGTATTGCGTGGTCCACAGAATATTTTGTTCGGTAAAAACAGTATTGCTGGTGCGTTGAGTTTAATCTCAGCACGACCCGGTCAAGAAACCGAAGGTTTAGTCTCCTTGACCTATGAGCCAGAGACCAATGAGCGCATTTTGGATTTTGTCGCTTCTGGCCCCCTCAACGATGAGTTTGGCGCACGGGTGGCAATTCGTAAACGCCAGATTGATGGCCACATTGAAAACATCACCCTGAACCGTGATGAGCCTGAAAGAGATGAGCAAACTTTCCGACTTATTCTGGATTGGGATGCCAGCGCCGATTTGACGGCATCGCTGAAATTAGAGGCGGGCTCTTTTGATGTGAATGGTCGTCAAATTGAAATTATTAATGATCAGCGGTCAACTTCGACGACAAGTTCTTTTACCGGAAAAACTTATGCCGAAATCCTGGATTCTACGGAAGTTGGTGTCGGTCCTATCGTGCTGGCCACGGTTGATGCTGATTCCTCTGTGCTTAACAATCGGCAAGATTTTAAGCGTTCTTCCAACGGTGACTTCAGTTATAACGACACCCGTAATGCGACCTTAAACGTAGACTATTATCGTGATGGTCACCAGTTCACTTTTATTACTGGTTTACTTGGTTATCAAACCGATGAGCTTTGTGATTGTGATTTTACGGGCGCGCCATTATTTAGCGTGGCCGCAGAAGAAGAGTACAAACAATTTAGCCAAGAGCTGCGTTGGGTATCGCCTGTTGGGGAAACCTTTGAGTTTATCGGTGGCGCCTTTGTTCAGTACAGTGAATTGGATTTCTACGATAGCATTCGGGTAGAGAGCGATATTCTTCCGGGCTTAATCAATGCAGCGGATATCCAGGAAGTGGGTGGCCGTGGTGAAGGTCCTCAGAGTGGCGATTTGACGGGTGGGCCGTTGGATGATGTTGTGGAAGGGACCTTTGCTGGCACGCCGCTGGAAGCCATTCTGCAACCATTTTTTGATGCGGGTTTACCTGAGTTGGGCGGTATTGGTGATGCAGGGGATGCGATTCGTAACCTGGGTACACCTCGGTATTTCAGCAGTGACACCGAGCTGTTCTCTGTGTTTTTACAAACCACGTGGAATGTCACAGATCTGTTTCGGGCAACCCTGGGCTTGCGCTACGCCTACGAGAAAAAAGATGGTAGTCGCAGCTTAGATTTTGCCAATATCCAAACCGGCGAGCGTATCCCTGAAGGTGAAGTGGATACGGTTGTGGCGAAGAACTTTTCAGCTGAGCGACACAACCTGACTGGTTCCCGTACCGAGAGCAATGTTTCGCCATCATTAAATCTTCAGTACGACTATAGCGACGATGTGATGTTGTACGCTACTTTGAGCCGAGGCTTTAAATCGGGTGGTTACGACGCTCGGTCTAACGCGTCACCAGATACTAACTCCATTCGCCCATTGCAAAATCTTGCTGATCCGCAAATGCTAGTGGGTAGCTTTGAGTACGAAGAAGAGCAGGCAACCAGCATTGAATTTGGTGCAAAAACCTCGCTTTGGGGTGGCGCTGCAGAGCTTAATACGGCGTTGTTTTACACCAAGTATGACGACCTGCAGGTGAGTATTTTTGACGGTACTTTGGGCTTTAATGTGGGTAATGCGGGTGCTGCCGAGACCATGGGGCTTGAGCTGGATGGCCGGGTCGCTTTGACGGAAAAGTTAATGATCACAGGGGCGCTGGCATTTTTGGACTTTGAGTTTACGGACTACGAGAACGGTCAGTGCTTTCAGGGTCAAGAGCCAGACAGAGAGGTTAGCGGTGTTGAGTTTTGTGACTACAAAGGCAAGACGAATCAGTACGTGGCAGACTATTCCGGTAATATAGGTTTGGTTTACACCACCTCGATACTGAAAGATCTGGAGTTGCGTAGCGCGGCGGACTTTGTCTTTACGGGTGACTACAACTCTTCTCAGAATCTGGATCCTAGCCAGCAGCAAGACGCTTACGTAAAAACCAATTTACGGGTGTCTCTGGCGGACCCCGGTAAGGGTTGGGAAGTTGCGGCCTTGGTTAAAAATCTAACCGATGAGACCGTCATTTCTTACTCAAACGATACGCCGCTTTCCAGTAACATATTTGGTAGCATTGGCCATTACGGTTTTATTGAGCAGCCTCGCACCATTGCAATTCAAGGTACCTATCGCTGGTACTAG
- a CDS encoding TonB-dependent receptor, with the protein MTLGRVFTSFQKSLLASGVALASSASAVAAPVLEEVLVTATFRAESLQDVPVSVNAVSGEKMQEIGIDKIEDLQAYVPNLSMSETGIGTNIYIRGIGSGINPGFEQSVGMYFDGIAYSRAQLTRAPFLDLARVEVLRGPQNILYGKNSIAGALSLVSARPGQEKEGFVSLLYEPDHGEKVADVVLSGPITDTLGGRVALRKREFDGYIENLTLNRDEPAREESTFRAILDWDATPDLTAMLKFELGKFNVDGRQVEITTDRAVAVGNPNYSQTLVGGFGADPSVLNTGLDFKRSSNGDYSDNRTRNVTLNVDYALGEGTLTFISGILGYEFDELCDCDFTGANVFNVLFNEEYEQYSQEVRWVSASGGTFEHIGGAYYQKSELDFYDSIRIDGTILPQAIAVSTGSAAAGNAIANTTTPREFTSDSDLWSVFWQTTWNATERFRATLGVRYSSEEKDGSRSLTVADLDGNERPLGTVDGVLASVFKIERHNLSGEQDEDQFAPSLNLQYDFSDSVMGYATVTKGYKTGGFDARSNASPNTAPNAAGSVIVGAFEYDKEKATSFEVGAKTSFMDGRLELNVAAFLTKYDDLQVSIFDGTLGFNVGNAGAAETKGIELDTRLAITDRLSMTAALAFLDFEFTDFPNGQCYQGQTPDATVNGVDFCDYEGKSNQYVADYSGNLAFNYEQPVANNLLFRASTDFVFTDDYNSSQNLDPSQEQDGYVKVNMRLALASEADGWEVALVAKNLTDEEVVSYSNDTPLANSSFGAISHYSFVERPRSVALQLSLRW; encoded by the coding sequence ATGACCTTAGGACGTGTTTTCACATCGTTTCAAAAAAGCCTTTTAGCAAGCGGCGTAGCCTTGGCCAGTAGTGCAAGTGCTGTTGCAGCTCCGGTTCTAGAGGAGGTCTTAGTAACGGCAACGTTTAGGGCTGAGAGCCTGCAAGACGTGCCTGTCTCTGTAAATGCCGTTTCCGGTGAAAAAATGCAGGAAATTGGTATTGATAAGATAGAGGACCTGCAGGCGTATGTGCCGAACCTTTCTATGTCGGAAACCGGCATAGGCACCAATATTTATATTCGAGGTATTGGTTCAGGTATTAACCCAGGGTTTGAGCAGTCGGTGGGCATGTATTTTGATGGCATTGCTTACAGTCGCGCTCAGCTTACCCGCGCGCCATTTCTTGATTTGGCGAGGGTGGAAGTGCTCCGGGGCCCGCAAAATATTCTTTATGGTAAAAACAGCATCGCGGGTGCGCTGAGCTTGGTATCGGCGCGGCCGGGGCAAGAAAAAGAAGGTTTTGTTTCATTGCTATATGAACCAGACCACGGTGAAAAAGTAGCAGACGTGGTGTTGTCTGGTCCTATTACGGACACCCTGGGTGGGCGTGTGGCGCTGCGGAAACGGGAATTTGACGGCTATATCGAAAATTTAACGCTGAATCGCGATGAGCCAGCCCGAGAAGAAAGCACGTTCAGGGCGATACTTGATTGGGATGCAACCCCCGATTTGACCGCCATGTTGAAGTTTGAACTGGGCAAATTTAATGTTGATGGTCGGCAGGTGGAAATCACCACTGACAGGGCCGTGGCGGTGGGCAATCCAAACTATTCACAAACCCTTGTAGGGGGTTTTGGCGCCGATCCTTCGGTGCTGAATACGGGCTTGGATTTTAAACGCTCATCCAATGGCGACTACAGCGATAACCGCACTCGTAATGTCACCCTGAATGTCGATTATGCTTTAGGTGAAGGCACGCTTACTTTTATTTCCGGTATTTTGGGTTATGAGTTTGATGAGCTGTGTGACTGTGATTTTACCGGCGCCAATGTGTTTAATGTGTTGTTCAATGAGGAGTATGAACAATACAGTCAAGAAGTTCGGTGGGTGTCGGCTTCCGGAGGCACTTTTGAGCATATCGGCGGTGCGTACTACCAGAAAAGCGAGTTAGATTTTTATGACTCTATTCGCATAGACGGCACCATTCTTCCCCAAGCGATTGCTGTGAGTACTGGTTCGGCAGCAGCAGGAAATGCTATTGCCAATACCACCACGCCAAGGGAGTTCACTTCCGATTCTGATTTATGGTCTGTATTTTGGCAAACCACATGGAATGCAACTGAGCGCTTTCGCGCCACATTGGGTGTTAGATACTCCTCTGAAGAGAAGGATGGTAGCCGAAGCCTGACAGTTGCAGACCTGGACGGTAATGAGCGGCCTTTGGGTACGGTGGATGGGGTGTTGGCAAGCGTATTTAAAATAGAACGCCATAACCTTTCTGGTGAGCAGGATGAAGATCAATTTGCGCCATCGTTAAACCTGCAATATGACTTCAGTGATAGCGTTATGGGCTACGCAACAGTCACCAAGGGTTATAAAACAGGTGGTTTTGATGCGCGCTCAAATGCGTCGCCAAACACGGCTCCTAATGCAGCGGGATCGGTGATTGTGGGGGCCTTTGAATACGACAAAGAAAAAGCCACCAGTTTTGAGGTCGGTGCTAAAACCAGCTTTATGGACGGTCGTCTCGAGCTGAATGTAGCGGCATTTCTCACCAAATACGATGATCTTCAAGTCAGTATCTTCGATGGCACACTAGGCTTTAATGTGGGCAATGCGGGGGCGGCTGAAACCAAAGGTATCGAGTTGGATACCCGATTGGCGATTACCGATCGTTTAAGTATGACCGCAGCGTTAGCATTCCTTGACTTTGAGTTTACTGATTTCCCGAATGGGCAGTGTTATCAGGGGCAAACGCCTGATGCGACGGTGAACGGTGTGGATTTCTGTGACTACGAAGGCAAGTCTAACCAGTACGTGGCGGATTATTCAGGCAACCTGGCTTTTAATTATGAGCAACCGGTAGCCAATAATCTGTTATTCCGTGCTTCTACTGATTTTGTCTTCACCGATGACTATAACTCTTCGCAAAACCTTGACCCTAGCCAAGAGCAAGATGGCTACGTGAAGGTGAATATGCGTCTGGCATTGGCGAGTGAAGCCGATGGCTGGGAAGTGGCGCTAGTCGCGAAAAACCTCACCGATGAAGAGGTAGTCTCTTATTCCAATGATACCCCATTGGCTAACAGCAGCTTTGGTGCCATCAGTCATTATTCATTTGTTGAGCGCCCTCGGAGTGTTGCGCTGCAGCTGTCTCTGCGTTGGTAG
- a CDS encoding flavodoxin family protein, protein MTDLAKKNFLIVYHSQSGRNEQLAYAVYKGAIEADEAISARLLRAAEAGTRDVIWADGILMVFPEYSGSMAGGMKEFLDRCFYPAIDRELHLPYGLLICTGNDGRNAAQLAARIAKGIPWISATEPSIFRGPPDATVLASAEELGAAFAAGLCMGIF, encoded by the coding sequence ATGACAGATTTAGCAAAAAAGAATTTCCTTATTGTCTATCACAGCCAGTCTGGTCGCAATGAACAGCTGGCGTATGCTGTTTATAAAGGTGCTATAGAGGCCGACGAGGCGATTTCTGCACGTTTATTGCGGGCGGCAGAGGCGGGCACTCGGGACGTGATATGGGCTGATGGTATTTTAATGGTCTTTCCTGAATATTCTGGCTCAATGGCTGGAGGAATGAAGGAGTTTTTGGATCGCTGCTTTTATCCAGCTATTGATAGAGAGTTACATTTGCCCTATGGCTTGTTGATATGTACCGGGAATGATGGCCGTAACGCCGCCCAACTCGCTGCCCGTATTGCCAAAGGTATTCCTTGGATTTCTGCAACAGAGCCGAGCATTTTCCGTGGTCCGCCAGATGCGACAGTCTTGGCAAGTGCTGAAGAGCTTGGTGCCGCTTTTGCGGCTGGCTTGTGTATGGGGATTTTTTAG